A part of Brassica rapa cultivar Chiifu-401-42 chromosome A05, CAAS_Brap_v3.01, whole genome shotgun sequence genomic DNA contains:
- the LOC103870541 gene encoding uncharacterized protein LOC103870541: MKILGAKGQLLITIYSLTLTLLNPFTYLYVLFLFTITFISIFLQTNKKHFTYISTKQFRIERMRDTTCLERLSLALRTALACLIVSLTTLYGPKPLKNLATFPAFSYLTTILIWLSDAEPTYGEVLKCCVDVSYATFQTAAIVLVSVLVVGPASLGISLVAPVAVAVASFIVAFPASTSLLTKRIAFGQIVLVYVTFAVFNGEVAHVFMLPVHVAASTALGAIASLLAVLLPFPRLAHSQMTKGCKLYAENALERLNLFVEVIMARDNTTAQVLIAKAASLSSAARHTLKSIKIHHERLAWERPDTRFLKKKQNHQGEKLQATEFLMRGMEIALGSCSSFPLGMSRDELTNLLEAPRAHIAHESAPTLKPEDKLTWLPEAGSLSTTSLPVYFFRYCVELFRGDVSSVRQDSKRVDELSTSKTVLDVLSVWMARERFVFAFKCSISLGLAVLFGILYNKKNGYWSGLTVAISLVSGRQATLTVANSRLQGTAMGSVYGLLCCAVFQRLEEFRFLPLLPWIAITVFMRHSKVYGQPGGVTSAIAALLILGRRNYGAPTDFAITRIVEASIGLLCFVLGEVLVTPARASTLARAELKHCLDAVLDCIGSLVLCSEQKNMPLSDLRSKQEKLNSHVEALERLTSEALREPNVPFLKPLKAVSYKKVLVSLSKVSDLCLYVCDGLTNLSGAHPWDQAITHDLKAFQEKLHSSVKCLEEMACTKTQARLQKELQKRKICHDVEAGTASNDNYSNMEMGPSQDDAERFSVSFVKLLKEVTEKTSGSTAEEVVKSETTLCLSSLGFCISRLMQETVCIMTEITHTT, from the exons ATGAAAATACTTGGAGCTAAGGGACAGCTGCTCATAACTATTTACTCTTTGACGTTAACACTTTTAAATCCCTTCACTTATTTATACGTACTCTTCTTGTTCACCATAACCTTCATCTCAATCTTtcttcaaacaaacaaaaaacacttTACATACATATCCACAAAACAATTCCGTATAGAAAGAATGCGTGATACAACATGTCTCGAGCGACTCAGCCTGGCTTTGAGAACCGCCTTGGCTTGTCTCATCGTGAGCTTGACCACTTTGTACGGTCCCAAACCACTAAAAAACTTGGCAACGTTTCCAGCCTTCTCTTATCTAACCACAATCTTAATCTGGCTATCCGATGCCGAACCAACATACGGTGAAGTCCTCAAATGTTGTGTTGACGTCTCTTACGCCACTTTTCAGACAGCAGCCATTGTGCTTGTGAGTGTCTTGGTGGTTGGACCAGCCTCCCTAGGGATTAGCTTGGTGGCTCCAGTTGCTGTGGCTGTAGCTTCATTCATCGTGGCTTTCCCAGCGTCCACGAGTCTTTTAACCAAACGAATTGCCTTTGGGCAGATCGTTCTTGTCTATGTAACCTTTGCTGTGTTCAATGGAGAGGTTGCTCATGTTTTCATGCTCCCCGTTCATGTGGCGGCTAGTACAGCACTTGGAGCCATTGCTTCTCTACTCGCCGTGCTTCTCCCGTTTCCAAGACTGGCTCATAGTCAG ATGACCAAGGGTTGTAAATTATACGCTGAAAATGCTCTTGAGAGGTTGAATTTGTTCGTCGAGGTCATTATGGCTCGAGACAACACCACAGCTCAGGTGTTGATTGCAAAGGCCGCTTCATTGTCTTCAGCAGCTAGACACACACTCAAGAGCATCAAAATCCACCAT GAGCGTCTTGCATGGGAGAGACCAGATACAAGATTCTTGAAAAAGAAGCAAAATCATCAAGGGGAGAAACTACAAGCCACGGAGTTTCTGATGAGAGGGATGGAGATAGCGCTGGGATCTTGCAGTTCTTTTCCTCTAGGCATGAGCCGCGACGAACTGACAAATCTTCTAGAGGCTCCTAGAGCACATATCGCTCATGAGTCAGCACCAACTCTCAAGCCAGAGGACAAGCTAACATGGCTTCCTGAAGCTGGTTCTCTATCTACAACATCTTTACCCGTTTACTTCTTCAGATACTGCGTGGAGCTCTTCAGAGGCGACGTCTCATCTGTGAGACAAGACAGTAAACGTGTAGATGAGCTGTCCACGTCCAAAACGGTTTTGGATGTTCTCAGTGTCTGGATGGCTAGAGAGAGGTTTGTTTTTGCGTTCAAATGCTCAATCTCTCTAGGCCTTGCGGTGCTGTTTGGTATActctacaacaaaaaaaacggGTACTGGTCCGGTCTAACCGTAGCCATCAGTCTTGTATCCGGCAGGCAAGCGACGTTAACAGTAGCGAACTCTCGCTTACAAGGAACAGCGATGGGATCAGTCTACGGTCTGTTATGCTGCGCTGTTTTCCAAAGACTAGAAGAGTTCAGGTTCTTGCCTCTCCTCCCTTGGATAGCCATCACCGTCTTCATGAGGCACAGCAAAGTCTATGGCCAGCCTGGAGGAGTTACATCCGCCATTGCAGCGTTGCTGATACTTGGAAGGAGAAACTATGGAGCTCCTACTGATTTTGCTATTACTAGAATCGTTGAAGCTTCGATAGGGCTGCTTTGTTTCGTCCTTGGGGAGGTTCTTGTCACTCCTGCGAGAGCGTCAACTCTCGCAAGAGCTGAACTTAAACACTGCCTCGACGCGGTCTTAGACTGTATTGGATCATTGGTTCTTTGCTCTGAGCAAAAGAACATGCCGTTGTCGGATTTGAGAAGCAAGCAGGAGAAACTCAACTCTCACGTTGAAGCATTGGAGAGGCTTACATCAGAAGCATTGAGAGAGCCTAATGTTCCATTCCTCAAACCTCTCAAGGCGGTTAGTTACAAGAAGGTTTTGGTTTCTCTCTCGAAGGTTTCTGATCTCTGTCTCTATGTTTGTGATGGTCTCACAAACCTATCTGGAGCTCATCCTTGGGACCAAGCCATCACTCATGATCTTAAAGCCTTCCAAGAAAAGCTTCACTCTTCGGTGAAATGCTTAGAAGAGATGGCATGTACCAAGACTCAAGCAAGACTACAAAAAGAGTTACAGAAGAGAAAGATATGCCATGATGTTGAAGCAGGAACAGCATCGAACGACAACTATTCAAACATGGAGATGGGTCCAAGCCAAGATGATGCAGAGAGGTTTTCGGTTTCTTTTGTAAAGCTACTGAAGGAAGTAACAGAGAAGACAAGTGGTAGCACAGCTGAAGAGGTGGTGAAGAGTGAAACTACTCTGTGTCTGAGCAGTCTAGGTTTTTGCATCAGCAGATTGATGCAAGAAACAGTATGTATTATGACAGAAATAACTCATACAActtga
- the LOC103870543 gene encoding uncharacterized protein LOC103870543, with translation MASSSSRSLASSYTFDDKDLDDADLWAVIDSAAAALAQNTTTTTSSSAFGKSPKPLAVRYPNFNSPPTPVSNAPPPSKLLQVTNRSPSVNRRSYEESPRPSKIARSRVFSEVNRESSPMALVTTSHRSSNPIIHSTKFSPNNAARSSVFSEVNGESPMALVTTANRNLTPVNHSTKFSSPESYLSPGIRKSTSFSEVSPPSSCVKNDPVNEMRHSLSGSFPSATLFKEYQNTAMAILEKSDYTMISGKAYIKKSGWRKISFYFNVSYEIRDKNIEFDENRNVQRAEFIVRAIMQGGRFADGWGSCERREKKFLKPNHDIPSTAETRAKNRACQDLLGIGEYRESPTGFPR, from the exons ATGGCGTCGTCATCGTCACGATCGTTGGCCTCTTCCTACACCTTCGATGATAAAGATCTAGACGACGCTGATCTATGGGCGGTGATCGATTCCGCCGCCGCTGCTCTTGCTCAGAACACTActaccaccacctcctcctccgcctTCGGGAAATCTCCGAAACCTCTCGCTGTTAGGTATCCGAACTTCAACTCTCCTCCGACGCCTGTTTCCAACGCTCCTCCGCCGTCGAAGCTTCTCCAGGTCACGAATCGTAGCCCTAGCGTTAATCGGCGGTCATACGAGGAGTCGCCGCGTCCGAGCAAAATCGCTAGATCTCGCGTCTTCTCTGAGGTGAACAGAGAGAGTAGTCCGATGGCTCTCGTTACGACGTCGCATCGGAGTTCGAATCCGATTATCCATTCTACGAAGTTTTCTCCGAACAATGCGGCTAGATCTAGCGTCTTCTCTGAGGTGAATGGCGAGAGTCCGATGGCTCTCGTTACGACGGCGAACCGGAATTTGACTCCGGTTAACCACTCTACGAAGTTCTCATCGCCGGAGAGTTACTTGTCGCCTGGGATCAGGAAGTCTACGTCCTTTTCGGAGGTTTCTCCACCGTCGAGCTGCGTTAAGAACGATCCGGTGAATGAGATGCGGCATAGTTTGTCAGGGAGCTTTCCTTCAGCTACTCTGTTCAAGGAGTACCAGAACACAGCTATGGCG ATTCTAGAGAAATCTGATTACACGATGATATCTGGGAAAGCATACATTAAGAAGTCAG GTTGGAGGAAGATATCGTTTTACTTCAATGTGTCTTACGAAATAAGGGACAAGAACATTGAGTTTGATGAAAACAGAAacgtccagcgtgctgagttcattGTTCGAGCTATAATGCA AGGAGGGAGATTTGCTGATGGATGGGGCTCTTGTGAGCGGCGTGAGAAGAAGTTTCTAAAACCAAATCATGATATCCCCAGTACAGCAGAGACCAGAGCCAAGAACAGAGCTTGCCAG GATCTTCTAGGAATCGGTGAATATCGAGAAAGCCCAACTGGGTTTCCACGATGA